The Scyliorhinus torazame isolate Kashiwa2021f chromosome 29, sScyTor2.1, whole genome shotgun sequence genome includes the window taaaaaatatatatttaaattaattaactagttgaatatggctggacaggtgatgtgctgttgctgtatgatggtggaactggtggatcccattgagaccgtcagtgaccacatctgcagcaagtgttggctgctcgaggaattacagctcagaattgatgagctggagaccgagctgcacacactgcggcacatcagggagggggaacattacctggacactttgtttcaggaggcagtcacacccggtagaataagttctgttaattcggacagtggtcagggacagagtggtgtgactgcaagggaggcaggtagggggatcctgagtttaggagttgaggagcctcagcccttgaccttgtccaacaggtatgaggtccttgctccctgtgtggatgaggaagagggctgtagggaggatgcgttgactgaccactgcaccgtggtacaggaagccattcaagaggggggagcaaaaagacaagtggtagttgtaggggattctataattagggggattgatggcatcctttgtaagccagatcgtgagtcccgcatggtatgttgcctgcccggtgccagggtgagggacatctctgatcggcttgaaaggattttggagagggagggggaggatccagttgttgtggtccacgttgggactaacaacataggtaagactaggaaagaggacctgtttggggattatcaaacactagggactaaattaaagagcaggtcctccagggttataatctctggattactacccgagccacgtgccaattggcatagggttgagaaaattagagaagttaacacgtggctaaaggagtggtgcgggaaagagggattccatttcatggggcattggcatcagtactggggcaggagggacctgtaccgttgggacgatcttcacctgaaccattctgggaccagtgttctagcgaataggataaataggttggtcacaaggactttaaactagcaagttggggggaagggaagtgtaaagttatggacagtataatggttaatggagatcaaggcagcaggttacgtgacaggttattatgtagagatatgggttcaaagacaaggaaaatgaggagaaagggtaagaggaaaaataaattgcaaaaagttactgatcaaggtgttaggattcataacaaagacataaaaaacagcataagtctactttacctgaatgcttgtagtatacgaaataaggtaaatgagttgatggcacaaatcatcgtgaatgactatgatttagtggccattactgaaacatggttaaagatggtcacgactgggagttaaatatccaagggtatcagactatacaaaaggatagaatggacggtaagggcggtttgttgtttaaggatggcatccgggcaatagtaagggatgaaattggtgctatggaggacaaggttgaatcaatttgggtggaaatcaggaatagtaaggcgaaaaggtcactgataggagtagtctataggccaccaaatagtaacaggatggtagggcaggcaataagcaaagaaataacggatgcatgtagaaatggtacagcggttatcatgggagattttaatctgcatgtcgattggtttaaccaggttggtaaaggcagccttgaggaggagtttatagaatgtgcccgggataatttcctggaacagtatataatggaacctacaaggaaacaagcggtcctagatctggtcctgtgtaatgaggcaggattgattgatgatctcatagttcgggatcctcttggaaggagcgaccacaatatggtggaatttaaaatacagttgtaggatgacaaggtaaaatcaaacacgagtgttttgtgcttaaacaaaggcgattacaatgggatgacagaagaactagctaaggtagactgggagcaaagacttcatggtgaagcagttgaggaacagtggagaaccttccgagcgatctttcacaatgttcagaaaaggttcataccgacaaaaaaaaagacggtagaaaggggaaaaatcgaccgtggatatctaaggatgtgagggagagtatcaaattgaaggaaaaaacatacaaagtggcaaaaattagtgggagactagaggactgggaagtctttaggggacaacagaaagccacTAAAAAAGCCAGaacgaagagtaaggtagactatgaaagtaaactggctcagaacataaaagcagatagtaaaagcttctacaaatatataagacaaaaaagagtggctaaggtaaatattggtcctttggaagatgagaagggagatttaataataggaggcggggaaatggctgaggagctgaacaggttttttgggtcagtcttcacagtggaggacacaaataacatgccagtgactgatggaaataaggatatgataggtgaggaccttgagatgattgtaatcactaaggaggcagtattgggcaagctaatggggctaaaggtagacaagtctcctggccctgatgggatgcatcccaaagtgttaaaagagatggctagggaaattgtaaacgcactagtgataatttatcaaaattcactagactctgggttggtcccagaggattggaaagtagcaaacgtgacaccactgtttaaaaaaggaggtcggcagaaagcgggtaattataggccggtaagcttaacttcggttgtagggaaaatgctggaatctatcattaaggaggaaatagcggggcacccggagggaaattgtcccattgggcagacgcagcatgggttcacaaagggtaggtcgtgtctgactaatttggtagaattttttgaggacgttaccagtgcagtagataacggggagccaatggatgtggtatatctggatttccagaaagcttttgacaaggtgccacacaaaaggttgctgcataaactaaagatgcatggcattgagggtaaagtggtagcatgggtagaggattggttaactaacagaaagcagagagtggggataaatgggtatttctctggttggcaacctgtaactagtggggtccctcaaggatcagtgttgggcccgcagttgttcacaatttacatagatgatttggagttggggaccaagtgcaatgtggcaaagtttgcagacgacactaagatgagtggtaaagcaaaaagtgcagcggataccggaagtctgcagaaggatttggataggttaggtgaatgggctagggtctggcagatggaattcaatgttgccaagtgtgaggctatccattttgggaggaataacagcagaatggattattatttaaacggtaagatgttaaaacatgctgctgtgcagagggacctgggtgtgctggtgcatgagtcgcaaaaagttggtgtgcaggtgcaacaggtgattaagaaggctaatcgagttttgtctttcattgctaaaggaatagagttcgagactagtgaggttatgctgcaattgtatagggtgttggtgaggccgcatctggagtatagtgttcagttttggtctccttaccggagaaaggacatattggcactggagggagtgcagaggagattcactaggttgatcccagagttgaggggattagattatgatgagaggttgagtagactgggactgtactcattggagtttagaaagatgcggggagatcttattgagacatacaaaattatgaagggaatagataggatagatgcgggcaggttgtttccattggtcggggaaagcagaactagggggcatagcctcaaaataaggggaagtagatttaggatggagtgtaggaggaacttcttcacccaaagggttgtgaatctctggaattccttgcccagtgaagcagttgaggctccttctttaaacgtttttaagaaaaagatagatgcctttctaaagaataaagggattcggggatatggtgtacgggccggagagtggagctgagtccacaaagatcagccatgatctcattgaatggcggagcaggctcgaggggccagatggcctactcctgttcctagttcttatgttcttatattcttaggttctaaagagactgtcaatcgagaaggatttcggttggaggaagaagaacaaagaaaaatggactatattattatacctgtttgcatgtgttgtttttttaaaatgaaaaggtatatttactgtgtacatttcttagtggatggtgcaaaagcgaaaaatgaaaccatcttgaagttgatgtttttttttttttccttggggggaggtgtcatgtgagagtacctttaagacatggatgtttaagcaatgtacctttaagaaaacagtgatgtcagagagtgggtggcggtgaggtcaggtcagccattttgcagtttagttttgcagtttgaaaagagcttggggagtgtctgtgtttgcagtgagctggatctctgccatgaaagactatctctggatcctttgggtgatttaaactcataattgtaaagcctttaacctgatgtgattctgtttaaaggtgttaagtcatttggaagtttgaaggaacattttaaggaaatatttactgttgcaatattttctgagttatctttgaagtaaggggtgttaagaaatccaatgtttatttaagatgttaagttgagttcatggaataaacaatgttttgtgtttaaaaacccatgtgtccataattgtaatcccacacctagggagcaagccatgtgctaggaaaagcaacacattcattaaagggagaggttggttgaactccatgatacatgttggggttctgaaaacgcctcgcccataacaggcagcacggtggcacagtgcgttagccctgcagcctcacggcgctgaggtcccaggtttaatcccggctctgggtcactgtccgtgtggagtttgcacattctccccgtgtttgcgtgggtttcgcccccacaacccataaatgtgcagggtgggtggattggccacactaaattgccccttttattggaaaaaatgaattgggcactctaaacttataaaaaaaagaaggtatctgctgcccttgttcttttagGTGATAAAAGtcaggggtttggaaggtactgtgtcAGGAGCctcggcgagttgctgcagtgcatcttgtagatggcactcggctgccactgtgcgtcggttgtggagggagtgaatgttgggagggtggtggatggggtgctgatcaagcagggCTGCTGTGCCCTGGATAATGCCCGGCACACAGCCAGGAAAGGGACCAGGGCGTGGAGGGATTGGAAAACAATTCAAATTGTTCCATCCGAAATGCGAAAGAGTGTCGTAGCCTCGGTTGCGCAGATcgcccggaggcgggtcctgctggggtggaggtcagcttctccgccctgtgcctcggcctggagaggggagggggggggggggggggggggggggagagacctacTGGAATTCTAGGCCTTGAAGAACGTGAGATTTGAGCGAAGGGGGACACACGAAGTAAGTGTTCCGACAATTCATGGGGTCGTTTATCGTGTCCTTTCCGAAACCTgttgccattgaacattggggagggggggggggtttattattTTTTCTCTGTTTTGTTGTTGACATATATTTGAAATGTACGAATGTATCAGGCTGCATATTGATGGGGCTTTTTGAGGGATTGTTCCTTCGTTTGCTTTTCTTTTGTTGTTCGCTTGATGAAAACGTggggaataaaaagatttttttaaaaatgcaatgtaAAGGAGCCCTAACTGGGGCCAGGCTGGACGAAGGGGCGCAGGATGCAGAGTTAGAGAATGTACAACCCAGGGTACCTGTGCTCATGTCGTTTGAATTCCCAGCCTCTGTGGGCTGCCTTCCGCTTTTCCTGCCTCTCTGACTTTTCCTGAAGCTTTTGTGCTCCTCGCCCAGATGGGACTCATTATCGGAATTCTGGGTTACTTTCACTTTCCTGGAGCTGGTCCGGCCAAAGTTCAGGATTTTCCTTCTGCCGGTGACTGTGCCACTAACGTTGGGCATCAGACTGTCTGGGACCAGGTCTGTGAGCGGTTCTGGCTCCTCGAGGCCCCGGACATCATTGTCAATCAGCCATTCCTCAACAGCCTGGTTGGCTTTGCTGTGATCCTCCCTCTTGCTGTCTCTCATGGTCCCTTTCCGCTCTCGGAATCTCACGCTGTTCTCCCGCACCTGGAGTTCGCTGGGAGGGGGCAGTTGGTTTTCCGAGGACACCCTGCGCATTCCTTGCGACACCAGGAGGTACTTGGGGTTATTGAATTTCCTTTTCAAGTCATCGGACCTCGGTGGGATGTAGGTGGGGGTGAAGCCCTTCAGGGGGGCGGTGAGTCCTGGTTTGATGTTCAGATGATCCTGGAGATTCACCGCGTCCGAGTTGGCATACAGCTCCCGGAATTCAATATCGAAATTTTCCACGATCTGCCCGGTGTAGACGGTGAGAGCACTGCGGTGGAATCGGGAACAGCTCCATGTGAAACTACCGGGAAATGACAAAGCCAGCTCAGCCTCTATTTGAAATAAGGAAAGTAAGAATCCCATTTACAGAAAGTGTGGGTGAgcccgaggggggggggtcaccatctCAAACTGCATTAACAACCCAAAACTTGCTCCTCAGTCAGGGCTTCTCATTGTCCAATGGGATAGCAGCACCCCATGTACAAACCCAACCTGGATCTGAGTCACCCTggaacacagacagacagagataaaatatacacacatggagacacatacacacacggagATAAAATATAGGGGCGgcaggcggcgcagtggttagcactgggactgtggcgctgagcacctgggtttgaatccccggccctgggtcactgtccgtatggagtttgcacattctccccgtgtctgcgtgggtctcacccccacaacccaaagatgtgcagggtaggtggattgaccacgctaaattgccccttaattggaaaaaaaataattggatactctaaatttaaaaaaaagagattaaatatacacacacttagacacacgcacgcacgcacacagccgctgtaagaatccttcctgttatttcctttgtacccatttaatttattttattattttggtccgtggacccattatcgggatgtgcctttaagtggAAACTCTGTTGAGGCGGCCTGCttatcaggacactgtgttcccaggtttggtTTTTGGTGGggagaagccagactcctcggcaccaagcggatcttaggaaccaggtttggaggcagttagttcgattggttaactggcaaccagtgggttggtctgggacagtgttctgcctgacaacagtcagcgattggttcctgcatgatgctttctgagagaacaggGAGAAGTATTTAGACCTTGGAAGTAAATagacctctctctctcctgcttgctgaagtggaagaactgctctattgttctgaaagcagtgagaccctggcacatcctttgctgtgaacctgaaatgatgctgagtctgcagagaaagtagataaTCATGGCGGAGAAATCCAGCTCAAGCCAAGAAGGAAGAAGTATCcaaacgaaagcctgaacttcagaaagacattgactggaagtcactccagtgcatcaaagattcttatccttttatttattaatattttctttcctttccacCATTCTTTCCCTtctgtgttgtttatctgtctgtgtgtgtatagagagaTTGGGGCGAATTAGGAAGGGGGTTGGGAAAGGAGGATTAGTTATATTTTCTGTccttttaattataatactgtacatgatAAAAGGCTACTTGTGTTGTAAAGTTATAAAACTGGTGACTGAAGTTTATTggagctcaaccaaggacctcgggcATTTGAAGTACAATCACTAATTTCACACGAGTTGCATCTCCAGGTcaggtgaggctggaattgactgtgaccTAGCCCAGGGTGCAGCGATatgatacaacacacacacacacacacaccaatgggAGTCATTCAATGAATGATGGGCTCAGAGGTAAGGAGGCCTTGTCTGGGCCATTGTCACCAGCCCCTCAGTAACTTTGCTTCCAGACTGACTGACTTGTGACAGTCCAACTGGATCTCTAGCATTGGGGGAAAAACAGTGAAGTAAATAGCGCTTACTGCAATGTAGCTGTGATTTGGAGATCTCACTGAAAAACAGGACAAACCTACTGTTGCTAAATGACCATTTGCAGCAATAAATACCCGGCATTGGAAGGATTCGGGAGTGATCATGTGCCATTAGGTCCGGAGTTTATTTACCTGTAAGAGCCGGAAAGCACTTTATCGCCATCCACAATCATAAACTTCTGGTTTAAATCGCCCTTAATGTATCCGGGTTCAAAATAGAGACCAATGCCAGCGATGGAACGAACACGCAGGTACTGAAAAacaagagagtgacagacagaaatCCACATTTccctctcccaccttctctcccttgGATCGGAGGGTGGCTGCGATTGAACTGACCGGCAGCTCCCTCAACCCTTGTCCAAGCAGCCCATCCTACCCCTGTAAGCCTGAGCAATGagagtcagcagggggaggggggggggggctatttggcTGTGGGGGGCTTCACTGCTGAGTCCGACCACGTCTTGTTTGttgcacggggtgggggggggggattgggatccACGAGTG containing:
- the LOC140404067 gene encoding protein FAM83F-like translates to MAGSQLECLEDNHINIRITPKNAEFYYSECQRVALNELLRSGQADFHKVLKDKNIKEFISSKEVESISQNWHRYEVEGKDMTRDKQAASGQSSTYWPEQSDTPVPDLDLGWTGHVTYRGITRATVHMHPPKNNDPFIKEIVRKVIQEAKKVIALVMDEFTDQNIFEDLTEACYRRRIPVYIILNEGNLKYFLEMCKKMELSELMVRYLRVRSIAGIGLYFEPGYIKGDLNQKFMIVDGDKVLSGSYSFTWSCSRFHRSALTVYTGQIVENFDIEFRELYANSDAVNLQDHLNIKPGLTAPLKGFTPTYIPPRSDDLKRKFNNPKYLLVSQGMRRVSSENQLPPPSELQVRENSVRFRERKGTMRDSKREDHSKANQAVEEWLIDNDVRGLEEPEPLTDLVPDSLMPNVSGTVTGRRKILNFGRTSSRKVKVTQNSDNESHLGEEHKSFRKSQRGRKSGRQPTEAGNSNDMSTGKGSSSILDRKISLSNIKGKSDKCILS